The following are encoded together in the Zygosaccharomyces rouxii strain CBS732 chromosome C complete sequence genome:
- the SRB8 gene encoding Srb8p (similar to uniprot|P25648 Saccharomyces cerevisiae YCR081W SRB8 RNA polymerase II mediator complex subunit), whose protein sequence is MTPSKYILTPPDDLHPYVPSKDSNRPKVYPDFDPWSHTKEEDEILLNYVSKGYYSTSKVNFESISARSSLQESLPKLSDQIAEQFSQVLHIREGEVNKIFSGRPDSNVSFFNDLCGPGFALPSRVTLTEHRRELWLQELSSPYASLHKLSKHIPHGLKRRQVLEQCYTKRIPLKRAVWLIKCCNSIEWKALVTKHQQKQGEKVDVSNQLLKEWTDNFVYITEKLIFEMTQHYNDPVQLKRWRGDVGYFLKLLGNCYTMDLLDRDIFHHWLVEFCAKIENFELLPLTLHILMIFWDGICQKVQESSLSQPLFLVSKTAEMLLNKYYTVSHSKSMIDDDKYIINDNKKNNKIRESILSTLRFLICNLFQDQSLEAFIFPNSSWDLYKPILYEMVGNFQASPERLRETKKKLELISYRNESLRFNSSLRDEATSTELGNQSNGGVIKMEVDITKLSLVDTKFAQMLDDNPVGFDWASYVDRNILSVGQIRQLCLWAIHPSKKSHYEASQLAAKVLLLKMNSTDGFQEYVIEDVIWSLVFQVAKLSEPHRQSLVDLGRLYALLNVLITYGILKVSTYVRKLISSGILYLSESNDKFIHCDLLINLKISPLMKSQYNMVLRNVMEYDASYFEKYNFDQLLRLSDELKQRIVTGEDLDSGIYPLSIKIMTAEWYLTKLCSEKLAPVDKAILVKNFRIFCVHLRAFHHYYKWIEFVVYHQLLVDIEALEALMDILLCYNKLFSQLVNDHILFIKTFIFIYTKILKGKDTGSYAVTSFMPFWKFFIKSFPFALKVDEELKSELSAVYEEEKAKMERLSNNRQEALQVYNCIRGSGIKGMNLNFPEVFSTSLRSLLSLKDSPDEQKKFRNFLLLLMASSSRDYNKFMSIFLKRKDFEVVNLRYLISCKLLTFDLVQNVLGASFVLSLLSKNDVSPNSYYKYYEDLYVKNNFAGILKSCLSNNLLQNYDTFLEILVGHGTLSKLSSTSIKTIVKLFEESPSNSSQILDDLLHYGIPKLESNDTAPNDNPSQLYRSLNFANLWIFQAFTNFQIELILNVEGDCHTCLHDFLFEVVEATDYNCLCAHIFDRIEDMSVIELIAQTFEEDFFNKFFSVEELDKNYMAVIVEVLTSLSQKVHKDSSNDLKISDANFNLLKHIMSSFCQMPENEMQGLEAQLDVFLKIFSIHQNILFHHIIIAIQSGNYEEATALINDMYTLFDKISFNLRLKLMLYEVLSSLKSYCIYVSTAVTENSEQKFEVPERLLSLPPFQISSFMKEEDDRELNEEVDLGVSTIDTRTTMEREKFHRWFIFNKKENQYWCELQNEPYHYINNFQSEAVTSFNNSCLNLSLFNATFRRQNPK, encoded by the coding sequence ATGACTCCAAGCAAATATATTTTAACACCACCGGATGATTTGCATCCATATGTTCCCTCGAAGGATAGCAACAGGCCTAAAGTTTATCCTGATTTTGATCCCTGGAGTCATACAAAGGAAGAGGATGAGATCCTGCTCAACTATGTGTCTAAAGGTTACTATTCAACTTCTAAAGTGAATTTTGAGAGCATTTCCGCAAGATCTTCATTGCAAGAATCTCTACCCAAACTTTCAGATCAGATTGCTGAGCAATTCTCACAAGTACTTCACATTAGAGAAGGTGAAGTTAATAAGATATTCTCAGGTCGCCCTGATTCGAATGTATCATTTTTTAATGATCTATGTGGTCCTGGGTTTGCCCTGCCAAGTAGAGTTACACTGACTGAACACCGGAGGGAGCTTTGgttacaagaattgagCTCACCATATGCATCATTACACAAGTTATCAAAGCACATTCCACATGGTCTGAAGAGGAGACAAGTTTTAGAACAATGTTATACAAAACGTATTCCACTTAAGCGAGCGGTATGGCTCATTAAATGTTGTAATTCAATAGAATGGAAGGCACTTGTCACCAAACACCAACAGAAACAGGGGGAAAAGGTCGATGTGAGTAATCAATTGTTAAAAGAATGGACTGATAATTTTGTATACATCACggagaaattgatctttgaaatgACACAGCATTACAACGATCCAGTTCAGTTGAAGCGATGGCGAGGTGATGTCGGTTATTTTTTAAAGCTTTTGGGGAATTGTTATACTATGGATCTTTTGGATAGAGATATCTTTCATCATTGGCTTGTTGAATTTTGCGCTAAAATAGAGAATTTTGAACTCTTACCATTGACTTTACACATTTTAATGATATTTTGGGACGGAATTTGTCAAAAAGTGCAGGAAAGCTCATTATCTCAACCATTGTTCTTAGTTTCCAAGACAGCTGAAATGCTATTAAACAAATATTATACCGTGTCACACAGTAAGTCAATGATAGACGATGATAAATATATtattaatgataataagaagaataaCAAAATTAGGGAGTCCATTCTTTCGACTTTAAGGTTCTTAATATGCAACCTCTTCCAAGATCAATCACTGGAAGCAtttatttttccaaattctaGCTGGGATCTTTACAAACCCATTTTATATGAAATGGTGGGAAATTTCCAAGCCAGTCCAGAACGTCTGCGTGAGactaaaaagaaattggaattaATCAGTTATAGGAATGAATCCTTAAGGTTCAATAGCTCATTAAGAGATGAGGCAACCAGTACTGAATTAGGTAACCAGAGTAATGGAGGCGTTATCAAAATGGAGGTAGATATTACTAAATTATCCCTCGTAGATACCAAATTCGCACAGATGTTAGATGACAATCCTGTGGGGTTTGATTGGGCTTCTTACGTGGACAGAAATATCCTAAGCGTTGGACAGATCCGTCAATTATGCTTATGGGCTATACATCCATCGAAGAAGTCACATTATGAAGCAAGTCAATTAGCTGCGAAAGTTCTCCTTCTTAAGATGAACTCCACTGATGGCTTTCAAGAGTACGTCATAGAAGATGTGATATGGTCTTTGGTGTTCCAGGTTGCCAAATTGTCAGAACCTCATAGACAATCTCTAGTGGATTTGGGACGGTTATATGCTCTTCTGAACGTTTTGATCACCTACGgtattttaaaagtttcGACTTATGTGAGAAAGCTTATAAGTTCAGGTATCCTGTATTTATCTGAGTCGAATGATAAATTCATTCATTGTGATTTATTGattaatttgaagatttcaccTTTAATGAAAAGTCAATATAATATGGTTTTGAGAAATGTGATGGAATATGATGCTAGttattttgagaaatatAATTTCGACCAATTGTTGAGACTTTCCGATGAGCTGAAGCAAAGAATCGTGACAGGggaagatttggattcgGGAATTTACCCATTAAGTATCAAAATAATGACTGCAGAATGGTATTTGACTAAGTTGTGTTCTGAGAAGCTGGCTCCTGTGGATAAAGCAATTTTAGTCAAAAATTTCCGTATCTTTTGTGTTCATTTACGAgcttttcatcattactACAAGTGGATCGAGTTTGTTGTTTATCATCAGTTATTAGTTGATATCGAGGCACTAGAGGCTTTAATGGACATTTTATTATGTTATAACAAACTGTTTTCTCAGCTTGTGAATGATcatattctttttatcaagaCATTTATCTTCATTTACACAAAAATCCTGAAGGGGAAAGATACTGGTTCTTATGCTGTGACATCTTTTATgccattttggaaattcttcattaaaaGTTTCCCTTTTGCATTgaaagttgatgaagaattgaagtCAGAACTATCTGCCGtttatgaagaagagaaggCTAAGATGGAAAGGCTCAGTAATAATAGACAGGAAGCACTTCAGGTATACAATTGTATTAGGGGGTCGGGGATAAAAGGTATGAACTTAAATTTTCCAGAGGTTTTCTCTACAAGTCTTCGTAGTCTTTTAAGTTTGAAAGATTCCCCCGATGAACAGAAGAAATTCAGAAacttccttcttcttttgatgGCATCAAGTTCGAGAGATTATAACAAGTTCATGTCcatatttttgaaaagaaaagattttgagGTGGTGAATTTACGTTACTTGATCTCCTGCAAGTTATTGACCTTTGATTTGGTGCAAAACGTTCTTGGTGCTTCATTCGTTTTGAGTCTTTTGTCTAAGAATGATGTTTCACCAAATAGTTATTACAAGTATTACGAGGACCTTTATGTGAAAAACAATTTTGCAGGAATATTAAAATCATGTCTGAGTAACAACTTGCTTCAAAATTACGATACATTCTTGGAGATTTTAGTTGGCCATGGCACTTTGTCAAAACTTTCATCAACAAGTATCAAAACGATTGTAAAGTTATTCGAAGAAAGTCCTTCAAATAGTTCTCAAATCTTAGAcgatcttcttcattatgGAATCCCTAAGCTCGAATCCAATGACACTGCCCCAAACGATAATCCTTCCCAGCTATACAGAAGTCTTAACTTTGCGAACCTGTGGATATTCCAAGcatttacaaattttcaaattgagCTTATTTTAAATGTCGAGGGTGATTGCCACACCTGCTTGCACGATTTCTTGTTTGAAGTGGTGGAGGCTACCGATTATAATTGTCTGTGTGCTCATATATTTGATCGTATTGAAGATATGTCCGTTATTGAATTGATTGCTCAAAcgtttgaagaagatttcttcaataaattcttttctgttgaagaattggacaAAAACTATATGGCGGTTATAGTAGAAGTACTTACTTCTCTTTCACAAAAAGTTCACAAAGATTCTTCTAATGATTTAAAGATATCTGATGCTAATTTCAATCTTCTGAAACATATTATGAGCTCTTTCTGTCAAATGccagaaaatgaaatgcaGGGATTGGAAGCACAATTAGATGTTTTCCTGAAAATATTCTCTATTCATCAAAACATATTATTTCACCACATTATAATAGCGATTCAGAGTGGGAATTACGAGGAGGCTACAGCTCTAATAAATGACATGTACACATTGTTTGATAAAATATCTTTTAACTTAAGGTTGAAATTAATGCTTTACGAAGTTTTGTCCTCCTTAAAATCCTATTGCATTTACGTTTCCACTGCAGTTACTGAAAATAGTGAACAGAAATTCGAAGTTCCAGAAAGGCTACTAAGCCTGCCACCTTTCCAAATATCATCTTTTAtgaaggaagaagatgacaGAGAATTGAATGAGGAAGTAGATTTGGGTGTCTCTACTATTGATACAAGAACGACTATGGAAAGGGAGAAATTTCACAGATGGTTCATATTCAACAAGAAGGAGAATCAGTACTGGTGTGAATTACAAAACGAACCTTACCACTACATCAACAATTTCCAGTCTGAAGCAGTTACTTCATTTAACAACTCATGTTTGAATTTGAGTTTATTCAATGCAACCTTCCGAAGGCAAAATCCCAAGTAG
- the DBP6 gene encoding putative ATP-dependent RNA helicase DBP6 (similar to uniprot|P53734 Saccharomyces cerevisiae YNR038W DBP6 Essential protein involved in ribosome biogenesis putative ATP-dependent RNA helicase of the DEAD-box protein family) encodes MFAVRFDPSEAQLPKEKPLVPQKRAAESDEDSDEVQESQDESQDESEDESEDEPEDKSEDKSEDELQEEPDIQNDDQKQFQEDAQDQDAQDQDTSESHSKKHDSVISRFQQTLKLQEKLPQTNLVAEENEDSDTEAHPLEQIPQPAKVRNTDSGEAFEERKSIAWRNTTKVHYDNHMVKPFALYENQLQPRLLANIQQFFSKDTFPIQTVLLDNTLPLLNFTLGVSKKNLTRRIGDILVNASTGSGKTLAYSIPIIEALSKRTVNKLRALVIVPTKLLIGQVFDTMSKLAQGTGLIISISKLENSLKEEHQKFINYEPDILIVTPGRLVDHLQIGSINMKNLMMLVLDEADHLLNQSFQNWSAELMNNIRSHKLDQMPGNVIKMVFSATLTTNTEKLHGLHLYNPKLFVRDSVKLYNLPDKLQEYNINVPTAKSIYKPLFLLHLLDKLHNAKILVFVKSNEASLRLAPLLTIMIERKMGTPHNVLSVNSNNSKAENKRLVHQFATSNTSESNQVLITTDLMSRGIDINDITDVINYDPPISSQQYVHRCGRTARAQGHGNAHNLLVGKGERTFWSQLEKDISRNVGYEPIVSTEQDESTVNVSEDENEVYKLCLESLRSQNSRD; translated from the coding sequence ATGTTTGCCGTCAGATTCGATCCTTCCGAGGCGCAATTGCCTAAGGAGAAGCCTCTAGTACCCCAGAAGAGGGCGGCtgaaagtgatgaagatagcGATGAAGTACAAGAGTCTCAAGATGAATCTCAAGAtgaatctgaagatgagTCTGAAGACGAGCCTGAAGATAAGTCTGAAGATAAGTCTGAAGACGAGCTGCAAGAAGAACCTGATATTCAGAACGATGATCAGAAACAATTTCAGGAAGATGCTCAAGATCAAGATGCTCAAGATCAAGATACATCAGAATCACATTCCAAGAAGCATGATTCTGTGATCTCTAGATTTCAGCAGACTTTAAAGTTACAAGAAAAGCTCCCACAGACCAACTTGGTTGCTGAAGAAAACGAGGATTCTGACACTGAAGCACATCCATTGGAGCAAATTCCTCAGCCTGCGAAAGTGAGAAATACAGATTCAGGTGAAGCATTCGAGGAAAGGAAATCAATTGCATGGCGTAATACAACAAAAGTGCATTATGATAATCATATGGTAAAGCCATTTGCATTATATGAAAATCAATTGCAACCTCGTTTGTTGGCGAATATCCAACAGTTTTTTTCCAAGGACACTTTCCCCATACAAACGGTTTTACTTGATAATACTTTGCctcttttaaattttaCACTTGGTgtttccaagaagaatttgacTAGAAGGATTGGTGATATCCTCGTGAATGCCTCAACGGGATCTGGTAAAACTTTGGCATACAGCATACCGATAATTGAAGCATTATCAAAGAGAACTGTTAACAAATTACGTGCTCTTGTCATTGTCCCCACAAAACTGTTGATAGGACAAGTCTTTGATACCATGAGTAAATTAGCACAAGGAACAGGTCTTATTATCAGTATTTCGAAACtggaaaattctttaaaagaGGAACATCAAAAATTTATAAATTACGAACCGGATATTTTAATAGTAACACCTGGACGTCTAGTGGATCATTTACAAATTGGATCCAtcaacatgaaaaatttgatgatgttaGTATTGGATGAAGCTGATCACTTACTCAATCAATCGTTCCAAAATTGGTCAGCGGAATTGATGAATAACATTAGGTCACACAAGTTGGACCAAATGCCAGGTAACGTTATTAAGATGGTTTTCAGTGCAACATTAACCACAAACACTGAGAAGCTTCACGGATTACATTTATACAATCCAAAATTATTTGTTAGAGACTCAGTTAAACTTTACAATTTACCCGATAAATTACAAGAGTACAATATCAATGTTCCCACGGCCAAGAGTATTTACAAGCCTTTGTTTTTACTCCATCTATTGGACAAATTGCATAATGCGAAGATATTGGTGTTTGTAAAATCCAATGAAGCATCGCTTAGATTGGCACCTCTCTTAACCATAATGATAGAAAGGAAAATGGGAACCCCTCATAACGTTTTGTCGGTTAATTCTAATAACAGCAAGGcagaaaataaaagacTTGTTCATCAATTTGCTACTTCCAACACCAGTGAATCTAATCAGGTTCTTATCACAACTGATTTGATGTCAAGAGGTATAGATATTAACGATATTACGGATGTCATAAATTATGATCCACCAATTTCCTCTCAACAGTACGTTCATCGTTGTGGTAGAACTGCAAGAGCTCAGGGCCATGGTAATGCTCATAATCTCTTAGTAGGTAAAGGTGAAAGGACATTTTGGTCTCAGCTAGAAAAAGATATTAGCAGAAACGTTGGTTATGAGCCTATTGTCTCCACAGAGCAAGACGAATCAACTGTAAATGTgtctgaagatgaaaatgaagtgTACAAATTGTGTTTGGAAAGCCTAAGGTCCCAAAATTCTAGGGATTAG
- the ZRG17 gene encoding Zn(2+) transporter ZRG17 (similar to uniprot|P53735 Saccharomyces cerevisiae YNR039C ZRG17 Endoplasmic reticulum protein of unknown function transcription is induced under conditions of zinc deficiency mutant phenotype suggests a role in uptake of zinc): protein MDQFSQSFEIPEEKHHDHSPPSSTPIMNSIEEEENTLEPPNFPQPPGFHTPLAKSEPGFNSASSSAQKSGLQSPILPQPPQAFYASYEGNNSSSSLIYNPSFTFGNVNTGSPTPAQAPQTPQQQQLRPPTLTGSQSSATKQSNRQSRYIPGPKLAPPTTRTRSPTRSSSPDARLKRSSRPSSALFEAPFNLAPPPSMQSPPPSASSSNTRTMFRKGHRYKHSSVSMNFFQEPEVKIPLSIAKSLPIPDLNDLIKNFSWPRAHFQLFLTFIQLCMCLLVFQLGHHNSWSNFGTLSHFIAYDVIGSIAIIFVENLSQFEVWYTGTITYPFGLNRIEVLISFSLAVSLCFVGLDLLFHIVEECIVLFVELDNKNHEEIASQIPHSHHGANNHFSQDSNFALWYPVLTINLLISAVSLYKIFYANKYSKLKTKNPIITITYTLYLLLYPSLVGYLSAISDYLAAAFIAAIILFHGMTIAEWTSTILLLGFSTTTLPKPHFLGDTLGESSQQEDQLDTMVRKRSVSGISLAENNTLLQKRNRSWFPWTGSSKIGPNDDTTVLKSMMKEEIEKLPEFLTKCSLHYDKFFVAKVSFNLYVVLVNVTLRGGSDSDELNLRLAVDKCIQRILPNAETTVEIDRI, encoded by the coding sequence ATGGATCAGTTCTCACaatcatttgaaattccagAGGAGAAACATCACGATCATTCTCCCCCATCAAGTACACCAATTATGAATTCCATtgaggaagaggaaaataCGCTTGAGCCTCCGAATTTTCCACAACCCCCTGGTTTTCATACGCCTCTAGCTAAAAGCGAACCAGGCTTCAATAGTGCTAGTAGTAGTGCTCAGAAATCCGGATTACAATCACCAATCCTGCCGCAACCTCCACAAGCATTTTACGCCTCTTATGAAGGTAACAATTCCAGTTCAAGTTTAATTTACAATCCATCATTTACATTTGGTAATGTCAATACCGGCTCCCCAACACCGGCTCAAGCACCTCAGACACCccagcaacaacaattgCGACCCCCAACCCTTACAGGAAGTCAAAGTAGTGCTACGAAACAATCAAATAGACAATCTAGATATATTCCAGGTCCAAAATTAGCACCCCCAACTACACGTACTAGATCTCCAACGAGATCGAGCTCGCCTGATGCTAGACTGAAGAGAAGTAGTCGACCAAGTTCTGCTCTTTTCGAAGCTCCATTTAATTTAGCACCTCCTCCATCGATGCAATCTCCACCGCCATCTGCATCCTCTTCGAATACCAGAACCATGTTTCGTAAAGGTCATCGCTACAAACATTCGTCAGtttcaatgaattttttccaagaacCTGAAGTCAAAATTCCATTAAGCATTGCCAAATCATTACCGATTCCTGATTTGAACGATCTAattaagaatttttcatggCCAAGAGCCCATTTCCAACTTTTTTTAACGTTTATTCAACTTTGCATGTGTCTCCTCGTCTTCCAACTGGGCCACCATAATTCCTGGAGTAATTTTGGTACACTCTCACATTTTATCGCCTACGATGTCATTGGTTCTATTGCAATCATATTTGTAGAGAACTTATCACAATTTGAAGTCTGGTATACAGGTACAATTACTTACCCATTTGGTTTGAATAGAATCGAAGTTTTAATCAGTTTTTCATTAGCGGTTTCACTATGCTTTGTGGGGTTAGATTTGCTATTCCATATAGTGGAAGAATGTATTGTCTTATTTGTCGAGTTGGACAATAAGAatcatgaagaaattgcatcTCAAATACctcattctcatcatgGCGCTAACAATCATTTCTCACAGGATAGTAATTTTGCCCTATGGTATCCTGTGCTAACCATCAATTTACTGATTTCAGCGGTTTCGctttacaagattttttATGCAAACAAGTATTCCAAGCTTAAGACTAAAAATCCAATTATCACAATCACTTATACCTTATACCTGTTGCTCTATCCTTCCTTAGTGGGTTACCTTTCTGCAATTTCAGATTACTTAGCGGCAGCCTTCATTGCAGCTATCATTCTATTCCATGGGATGACCATTGCAGAATGGACATCAACTATCTTATTGCTGGGATTTTCAACGACTACTTTGCCCAAACCTCATTTTCTAGGTGATACTTTGGGGGAAAGCTCGCAACAGGAAGACCAACTAGATACAATGGTTAGGAAAAGATCTGTGAGTGGAATTTCACTTGCAGAAAACAACACTTTACTACAAAAGCGTAATCGTTCTTGGTTTCCGTGGACAGGCTCCTCTAAAATAGGTCCAAATGATGATACAACGGtattaaaatcaatgatgaaagaagagattgaaaaattacctGAATTTTTGACAAAGTGTAGCCTGCATTATGACAAATTTTTCGTTGCCAAAGTAAGTTTCAATTTGTATGTTGTTTTAGTGAATGTTACTCTGAGAGGTGGTTCAGATTCTGACGAATTAAACTTACGTTTGGCTGTTGATAAATGCATACAACGTATTCTACCAAACGCCGAGACGACGGTTGAAATCGATAGAATATGA